A genomic region of Acetonema longum DSM 6540 contains the following coding sequences:
- a CDS encoding IclR family transcriptional regulator — protein sequence MNKKPNYPVLTLQKSLEIIDILAKNSNNRGLGISELSRMLDMGKSTIHRILDTLAYFKYVEKDAITEKYKLSWGLFNVGQAVPKQNQLTGVDNQLLKDLSNRCQETVNMGVLARNEVVIIAKSDTKTNLKAGIEIGGREPLHATAMGKTLIHELDKEELARIFEGETLPSFTPNTLTSLDALVKELEKVKQQGFAVDDEEYCLGLRCIAMPLRDYTNGIVAAVSISAPALRMNYSKLMEAKEELAAVCKTISQYLGHPGMP from the coding sequence ATGAACAAAAAACCCAATTATCCGGTGCTCACCTTGCAAAAATCATTAGAAATTATTGATATTTTAGCCAAGAATTCCAACAACAGGGGGCTTGGCATCAGCGAGCTAAGTCGCATGCTGGATATGGGCAAAAGCACCATCCACCGTATTCTGGATACTTTAGCTTATTTTAAATATGTGGAAAAGGACGCGATAACGGAAAAGTATAAATTGAGCTGGGGATTATTCAATGTGGGTCAGGCCGTTCCCAAGCAAAACCAGCTGACCGGCGTCGACAACCAGCTGCTTAAGGATCTCAGCAACCGCTGCCAGGAAACGGTGAATATGGGAGTGCTGGCAAGGAATGAGGTAGTCATTATCGCAAAATCCGACACCAAAACGAATCTGAAGGCCGGTATTGAAATAGGCGGCCGCGAGCCGCTGCATGCCACCGCCATGGGGAAAACCTTGATCCACGAACTGGACAAAGAAGAGCTTGCGAGAATTTTTGAAGGCGAAACCTTGCCGTCCTTTACTCCCAATACCCTCACTTCCTTAGATGCCCTGGTAAAAGAACTGGAAAAGGTGAAGCAGCAGGGCTTTGCCGTGGATGACGAGGAATACTGCCTGGGATTGCGTTGCATTGCCATGCCTCTCAGGGACTACACCAACGGCATTGTCGCCGCCGTCAGCATCAGCGCGCCTGCTTTGCGCATGAACTACAGCAAATTAATGGAGGCAAAAGAGGAACTGGCGGCCGTATGCAAAACGATCTCCCAATATCTTGGCCATCCCGGAATGCCGTAA